A single window of Chloroflexota bacterium DNA harbors:
- a CDS encoding hydantoinase/oxoprolinase family protein: MTRVGIDIGGTFTDLFAVADDGRTWSAKVLTTPANPAEGLLDVLERWQDDAGEQEIREIVHATTVATNAVLEGTTARLGLVTTRGFRDVLEIGRHQRRDLYNLFLEKPPTLIAREHRLEVRERIGADGSIVKPLHVADVVRAAHRLKDLGAEAIVVAFLHSYSYPQHEREAAAVIARETRLPVVASHAVCREYREYERFSTAAVHAAVLPRVATYIGDIGSRLTTRGISAPLSVMQSSGGMAPAATVAREPASIVESGPAAGVIAAAEVGRRLGASNVISFDMGGTSTKATLIRDGHVTINNDYEIGGGLHGGFGTGYPLRTPVIDLVEIGTGGGSIAGVDAGGSLYVGPASAGAEPGPACYGRGGARPTTTDANAVLGRLRPDRFAGGHIQLDIGAARRAVAKYVAGPLGMSVEGAAEGILALAGAKMGRALELVSVARGHDPREFTMVAFGGAGPMHAADLARELGCSRVVIPPEAGVQSARGLLVAEARRDFSTAMLSAESDLELPEVERRFAHMRDQGAHELRDAGFRDQAIIARLGVDVRYSGQAYEVPVWLEEPPAFGDALRHAVNREFHREHARLHGHRDEDAAIEWVTLRASITARTVRPGATELALPAEPLARRQLGVQSMIWAGETHDAPVYARERLGRDDQIDGPALVIQDQTTLVVPPATSAHVHATSDIVLEILSE; this comes from the coding sequence TTGACTCGCGTTGGCATCGACATCGGCGGCACATTCACAGACCTGTTTGCCGTCGCGGACGACGGGCGCACGTGGTCGGCCAAGGTCCTGACCACGCCGGCCAATCCGGCGGAAGGTCTCCTGGACGTGCTCGAGCGTTGGCAGGATGACGCCGGCGAACAGGAGATTCGCGAGATCGTCCACGCCACTACCGTCGCCACCAACGCCGTGCTCGAGGGAACCACGGCACGGCTGGGCCTGGTGACGACCCGGGGATTTCGCGACGTGCTGGAGATTGGGCGTCACCAAAGACGCGATCTTTACAACCTATTCCTGGAAAAGCCTCCAACCTTGATCGCGCGCGAGCACCGGCTGGAGGTGCGCGAACGCATTGGCGCCGACGGCTCAATCGTTAAACCCCTTCACGTGGCCGACGTGGTGCGCGCCGCGCATCGGCTAAAGGACCTGGGGGCTGAGGCGATCGTGGTGGCGTTTCTGCACAGCTACAGCTACCCGCAGCATGAGCGAGAAGCCGCCGCCGTCATCGCGAGGGAGACACGCCTGCCGGTGGTCGCCAGCCACGCCGTGTGCCGCGAGTATCGCGAGTATGAGCGCTTCAGCACGGCGGCGGTGCATGCGGCGGTTCTGCCGCGAGTCGCGACGTACATCGGCGATATCGGCTCCCGGCTCACCACACGTGGCATCAGCGCCCCGCTCTCGGTCATGCAATCCAGCGGCGGCATGGCCCCCGCCGCCACCGTGGCCCGCGAGCCGGCCTCGATCGTCGAGTCGGGACCGGCGGCAGGGGTGATCGCCGCCGCGGAGGTCGGACGGCGGTTGGGGGCGTCCAACGTCATCTCGTTCGACATGGGCGGCACCAGCACCAAGGCCACGCTGATCCGCGACGGTCACGTGACCATCAACAACGACTACGAGATCGGCGGGGGACTGCACGGAGGCTTCGGCACCGGCTATCCGCTTCGCACCCCAGTGATCGACCTTGTCGAGATTGGCACCGGCGGCGGCTCGATCGCCGGCGTGGATGCCGGCGGCTCGCTCTATGTGGGTCCGGCCAGCGCCGGCGCGGAGCCGGGGCCGGCGTGCTACGGCCGCGGCGGTGCGCGTCCCACAACCACCGACGCCAACGCCGTGCTCGGACGCCTGCGACCCGATCGGTTTGCCGGCGGACATATCCAGTTGGACATTGGCGCCGCGCGGCGGGCGGTGGCCAAATACGTCGCCGGCCCGCTGGGAATGAGCGTCGAGGGCGCGGCGGAAGGCATCCTTGCACTTGCGGGCGCGAAAATGGGACGGGCGTTGGAGCTTGTCTCCGTGGCGCGTGGTCACGATCCGCGCGAATTCACGATGGTGGCGTTCGGCGGGGCCGGCCCCATGCACGCGGCGGACCTCGCGCGCGAGCTCGGCTGCAGCCGGGTCGTGATTCCACCGGAGGCCGGGGTGCAATCGGCGCGCGGCCTGCTCGTGGCCGAAGCTCGACGCGACTTCTCCACGGCCATGCTCAGCGCCGAAAGCGATCTTGAGCTTCCCGAGGTGGAGCGACGCTTCGCCCACATGCGCGACCAGGGCGCGCACGAGCTTCGCGATGCCGGCTTCAGGGACCAGGCAATCATCGCGCGTCTCGGCGTCGATGTCCGCTACAGCGGCCAGGCATACGAAGTTCCGGTGTGGCTCGAAGAGCCGCCGGCGTTTGGCGATGCCCTGCGGCACGCGGTGAATCGGGAGTTCCATCGAGAACACGCCCGGCTGCACGGGCATCGTGACGAAGACGCCGCGATCGAGTGGGTCACGCTGCGTGCCAGCATCACGGCCCGGACGGTTCGGCCCGGCGCAACCGAACTTGCACTCCCAGCGGAGCCGCTGGCCCGGCGCCAACTCGGTGTCCAGTCGATGATCTGGGCCGGGGAGACCCACGACGCGCCGGTATACGCGCGGGAACGCCTTGGCCGCGACGACCAAATCGACGGTCCGGCCCTGGTTATCCAAGACCAGACGACGCTGGTGGTGCCGCCCGCAACATCTGCCCACGTGCACGCGACGAGCGACATCGTGCTAGAGATTCTGTCGGAATGA
- a CDS encoding M81 family metallopeptidase, with amino-acid sequence MRIATGTIAHESSTFTPIPTPYEAFSEGSALGIVRGQEILEAHRDTNREPAGYLDSAEEHGFELVGLLWTATQPSGPIEASAWRRLKGEFVERLQAAMPVDGGLFDLHGAMVAEGVEDAEGDLLEAIREVMGLDRPVFVTLDLHCNITPQMVEMADVIIPCDNFPHTDLRERGREAADLIVRTLRSEIRPTMSWTQLPQLWVAGQFTGLEPFKSIIGRAHELEAQPGILTASVAPGFTWADIEHAGSSVIVIADGDQALADRESRALGEWVFAQREHFDAHMVSFDEAVQSAQAMNSWPAVISDPQDNPGAGTPGDSTGMLRAFLEADLQNALLACVWDPEVAAAATAAGVGAELTVDVGGKSIATQGAPVPMTATVEHLWDGRFTVEGPMHAGILEDYGPTAVLRRGGVHVAVMTERSQIYDLEPIRKMGFDPAALRWIGLKSINHFRAAFARVSDSIHRVEFPSCQPHDARKLPYRRLRRPIWPLDEDARL; translated from the coding sequence ATGCGCATCGCCACCGGCACCATTGCCCACGAATCCAGCACATTTACGCCGATTCCCACGCCATACGAAGCGTTCTCCGAAGGTTCGGCCCTTGGCATCGTGCGTGGCCAGGAGATCCTGGAGGCGCACCGCGACACCAATCGCGAGCCCGCCGGCTATCTGGACAGTGCCGAGGAGCACGGGTTCGAGCTCGTGGGGTTGCTGTGGACCGCGACGCAGCCGTCAGGCCCAATCGAGGCTTCGGCGTGGCGCCGCTTGAAGGGTGAGTTCGTCGAGCGCTTGCAGGCCGCGATGCCGGTCGACGGCGGGCTCTTCGACCTGCACGGCGCGATGGTCGCCGAGGGCGTGGAGGACGCCGAAGGCGATCTGCTCGAGGCCATCCGCGAGGTCATGGGACTCGACCGCCCGGTCTTCGTGACGCTCGACCTGCACTGCAACATCACGCCGCAGATGGTCGAGATGGCCGACGTCATCATCCCGTGCGACAACTTTCCGCACACCGACCTGCGCGAGCGTGGGCGCGAGGCCGCCGACCTGATCGTGCGCACCCTTCGAAGTGAGATTCGACCGACGATGAGCTGGACCCAGCTGCCGCAGCTCTGGGTGGCGGGGCAGTTCACCGGGCTGGAGCCGTTCAAATCGATCATCGGGCGGGCCCACGAGCTGGAGGCCCAACCGGGCATCCTCACGGCCTCGGTCGCGCCGGGATTCACGTGGGCCGACATCGAGCACGCCGGCTCCTCGGTGATCGTCATCGCGGACGGGGACCAGGCGCTGGCCGACCGCGAGTCGCGCGCGCTCGGCGAGTGGGTGTTCGCCCAGCGCGAGCACTTCGACGCGCATATGGTGAGCTTCGACGAGGCCGTGCAGTCCGCGCAGGCGATGAACAGCTGGCCGGCGGTGATCTCGGACCCGCAGGACAACCCCGGCGCGGGAACCCCCGGCGACTCCACCGGTATGCTGCGGGCGTTCCTCGAGGCCGACCTCCAGAACGCGCTGCTGGCGTGCGTGTGGGATCCCGAAGTGGCGGCGGCCGCGACGGCCGCCGGGGTAGGGGCGGAGCTGACCGTCGATGTGGGCGGCAAGTCGATCGCCACGCAGGGCGCGCCGGTGCCCATGACGGCGACGGTCGAGCACCTGTGGGACGGCAGATTCACGGTCGAGGGGCCGATGCATGCCGGAATCCTCGAGGACTATGGCCCGACGGCAGTGCTCCGTCGCGGCGGCGTGCACGTGGCCGTGATGACCGAGCGCAGCCAGATCTACGACCTGGAGCCGATTCGCAAGATGGGGTTCGACCCGGCCGCGCTGCGCTGGATCGGCCTCAAGTCCATCAATCACTTCCGGGCCGCGTTCGCGCGCGTCTCGGACAGCATTCACCGGGTCGAGTTTCCCAGCTGCCAGCCGCACGACGCCCGCAAGCTTCCCTATAGGCGCCTGCGAAGGCCCATCTGGCCGCTGGACGAGGACGCGAGGCTCTAG
- a CDS encoding hydantoinase B/oxoprolinase family protein — translation MSAAVDPITLALIRNRLVAGAEQMAVTLWKSSFSTVIREVLDYSTAIFDVEGRMVAQSSQIPFQMMTMSAPMGYLIRTGYDWQPGDVVLLNDPYACEAQHLPDYIVLRPAFSGGELIGFAGAIGHMLDTGGGAAGGYLASATEIYHEGLRIPPSKIIRGGEVNEELLQLIGLNVREPEKLRGDLTAMWACTSLGEATLHALADEYGPATARSAMAEILDSTERQVRQRLALIPEGTYRGVDHVDDDGITDDPLRIEATVTRRGDTLEVDFAGTSPQPAGPVSATMEMTRSSVMYVAMATIGEDIPKNDAWRRAITVRAPERSLVNAGPPAPVASRVTTCHRIVDAMMQALVQAIPDRVTAGYYGASNICNIGGFDPDTGAPWVHFEIEVGGWGARPTADGLDAYSAHVHNLATTPIEVVESNPRLRVEHYSLLPGTGGAGKFRGGLGLRRDIRVLVEGARMNLLGDHYKFAPLGMLGGEPGVSGRYVLNPDSKDECRLPNKVSNMPMAAGDVISMQTSGGGGYGDPSERDPALIERDRREEKI, via the coding sequence ATGAGTGCCGCCGTCGACCCGATCACTCTCGCGCTGATCCGCAACCGGCTGGTCGCCGGCGCGGAGCAAATGGCCGTCACGCTCTGGAAGAGCTCGTTCTCGACAGTGATCCGCGAGGTGCTGGATTACTCAACCGCCATATTCGACGTCGAAGGCCGCATGGTGGCCCAGTCGTCGCAGATTCCGTTCCAGATGATGACCATGTCCGCGCCCATGGGATATCTGATCCGGACGGGCTACGACTGGCAGCCCGGCGACGTTGTGCTCCTCAACGATCCCTATGCCTGTGAGGCCCAGCACCTGCCGGACTACATCGTGCTTCGGCCGGCGTTTAGCGGCGGCGAGCTGATTGGATTTGCCGGCGCTATCGGCCACATGTTGGACACGGGCGGTGGCGCGGCCGGCGGGTATCTGGCCTCCGCCACCGAGATCTATCACGAAGGATTGCGCATTCCGCCCAGCAAGATCATTCGGGGTGGCGAAGTCAACGAAGAGCTGCTGCAACTCATCGGTTTGAACGTCCGGGAACCCGAGAAGCTGCGCGGCGACCTGACGGCCATGTGGGCCTGCACCTCGCTCGGCGAGGCGACGCTGCATGCGTTGGCCGACGAGTACGGCCCCGCGACGGCCCGCTCCGCCATGGCCGAGATCCTCGACAGCACCGAACGCCAGGTGCGGCAACGGCTGGCGCTGATCCCCGAGGGCACCTATCGCGGCGTCGACCACGTGGACGACGACGGCATCACGGACGACCCGCTGCGCATCGAGGCCACCGTCACACGTCGCGGCGACACGCTGGAGGTGGACTTTGCCGGCACCTCGCCGCAACCCGCCGGCCCGGTAAGCGCCACGATGGAGATGACGCGCAGCAGCGTCATGTACGTCGCCATGGCGACCATCGGCGAGGACATCCCCAAGAACGACGCCTGGCGCCGCGCGATCACGGTCCGGGCGCCGGAGCGCTCCCTGGTGAATGCTGGACCGCCGGCGCCGGTGGCCAGCCGGGTCACCACTTGCCACCGGATCGTGGACGCCATGATGCAGGCGCTGGTGCAGGCGATTCCCGACCGGGTCACCGCCGGCTATTACGGCGCGAGCAACATCTGCAACATCGGCGGCTTCGACCCCGACACCGGCGCGCCCTGGGTCCACTTCGAAATCGAGGTTGGCGGCTGGGGGGCGCGGCCCACCGCAGACGGATTGGATGCCTACAGCGCCCACGTCCACAACCTGGCGACAACGCCGATCGAGGTGGTGGAGTCGAATCCGCGCCTCCGCGTGGAGCACTATTCGCTCTTGCCGGGCACCGGCGGGGCCGGAAAATTCCGGGGCGGGTTGGGGCTGCGGCGTGACATCCGCGTGCTGGTCGAGGGCGCCCGGATGAACTTGCTGGGCGACCACTACAAGTTCGCCCCACTGGGCATGCTCGGCGGCGAGCCGGGCGTGTCGGGTCGCTACGTGCTGAACCCCGATTCCAAAGACGAGTGCCGGCTCCCGAACAAGGTCTCCAACATGCCGATGGCCGCCGGCGACGTGATCTCCATGCAGACCTCGGGCGGCGGCGGCTACGGCGATCCGTCCGAACGCGATCCGGCCCTCATCGAGAGAGATCGCCGCGAGGAGAAGATCTAA
- a CDS encoding beta-galactosidase, which yields MAHALTARAGRPTMPSAESSRRPAGERAVQQGVDVASDNQFGIPGVPFPVGVEYYRAPVPKSELWDEDFARIRAGGMRIIRTFNYWNHLEPRPGIYETDDIDLLFDLAHKHDLRVWLDLPLATHGACPEWLTREHPDMRVVSYRNHVSLTSASPAYPQGSQIHCYDHPAWREYGENLLRHMIGRYKDHPALLVWGLWDGIALSAAWSKTSDGLPCYCPSTLARYDAWLKERFTLDELNARVHRRYRRWEDVQPPRSNQNVVEMLLYKQFHYENLAGHLQWVMDVANDVDPVHEKRSHGAWYPRPQDTMCAPVADSWGMSMSSNNLLTSEDPYKLSERAFGYDWSRSVGKNNRWWNEEIYSGMSRGGVTWRKQSAPEEPTMLLWMCLASGGAGAMYWQYRPEYFSFESPGYNLIALDGQPTARWQSTTEALCQMAGMEDHLPLTCDTADVAVVYQSESQELFSYNDEDDRYLDDVRGVHRTLWANGIPVDIVSPGMDWSPYRLIHLTNAALMTDELRRRIEQTLSDNPDVQLVADGSFGLYSADGQSSYAPPEGFAERFGVRVADFNAITEQDIMDGRNVLHAPAGTISISTPCGYAVLEPKNGATAIASLEGETVAVRSADGRFTWWGLSLSAGFGDAGHPDLVLPHVQEASIEAPLTIEGSGVVPVVRGSAMGGEVAFLFNLERSAAAVAVRPKRGPNSVRNLLTKAEIPVNDGAFEITIPAWKHAVVHLA from the coding sequence ATGGCGCACGCCTTGACGGCCCGCGCCGGCCGCCCCACCATGCCAAGCGCGGAATCGTCTCGCCGACCCGCCGGCGAACGCGCCGTCCAGCAAGGGGTTGACGTGGCCAGCGACAACCAGTTCGGTATTCCCGGCGTCCCGTTTCCTGTCGGCGTGGAGTACTACCGCGCGCCCGTTCCCAAGTCGGAGCTGTGGGACGAAGACTTCGCCCGCATCCGTGCCGGTGGCATGCGCATCATTCGCACCTTCAACTATTGGAACCATCTCGAACCCCGCCCGGGCATCTACGAGACCGACGACATCGATCTGCTCTTCGATCTGGCGCACAAGCACGACTTGCGGGTGTGGCTCGACCTCCCGCTGGCCACGCACGGCGCCTGCCCGGAGTGGCTGACGCGCGAGCACCCCGACATGCGCGTGGTCAGCTACCGCAACCACGTCTCGCTGACCAGCGCCAGCCCCGCCTACCCCCAGGGCAGCCAGATCCACTGCTACGACCATCCCGCGTGGCGCGAATACGGCGAGAATCTCTTGCGCCACATGATCGGGCGATACAAGGACCACCCGGCCCTGCTGGTGTGGGGCCTTTGGGACGGCATCGCGCTCTCGGCAGCGTGGAGCAAGACGTCCGACGGCCTCCCGTGCTATTGCCCCAGCACGCTGGCGCGCTACGACGCCTGGCTCAAGGAGCGCTTCACGCTCGACGAGCTGAACGCGCGTGTGCACCGCCGCTATCGCCGATGGGAAGACGTGCAGCCGCCGCGCTCGAATCAGAATGTCGTCGAGATGCTGCTGTACAAGCAATTCCACTACGAGAACCTGGCCGGCCATCTCCAGTGGGTCATGGACGTCGCCAATGACGTGGACCCGGTGCACGAGAAGCGCTCCCACGGCGCCTGGTACCCGAGACCGCAAGACACTATGTGCGCGCCCGTCGCCGACAGCTGGGGCATGTCCATGTCTTCCAACAATCTGCTGACTTCCGAAGACCCGTACAAGCTGTCGGAGCGGGCTTTCGGCTACGACTGGTCACGCAGCGTCGGCAAGAACAACCGCTGGTGGAATGAGGAGATCTACTCGGGCATGTCGCGCGGCGGCGTGACCTGGCGCAAGCAGTCGGCGCCCGAGGAACCCACCATGTTGCTGTGGATGTGCCTGGCCTCGGGCGGCGCGGGCGCCATGTATTGGCAGTATCGCCCCGAGTACTTCAGCTTCGAGTCCCCCGGCTACAACCTCATCGCCCTGGACGGTCAGCCCACCGCCCGCTGGCAATCCACCACCGAAGCGCTGTGCCAGATGGCCGGCATGGAGGACCACCTGCCGCTCACGTGCGACACCGCGGACGTGGCCGTCGTCTATCAGTCCGAGTCACAGGAGCTGTTTTCCTATAACGACGAAGACGACCGCTATCTCGACGACGTGCGCGGCGTCCACCGCACGCTCTGGGCCAACGGCATTCCGGTCGACATCGTGTCACCCGGCATGGATTGGTCGCCGTACCGCCTGATCCATCTGACCAACGCGGCGCTCATGACCGACGAGCTGCGCCGACGCATCGAGCAGACCCTCAGCGACAACCCGGATGTACAGCTCGTGGCGGACGGGAGCTTTGGGCTGTATTCAGCCGATGGACAATCGTCCTACGCCCCCCCGGAGGGCTTCGCCGAGCGATTCGGCGTGCGAGTGGCGGACTTCAACGCCATCACCGAGCAGGACATCATGGATGGTCGAAACGTGCTACACGCGCCGGCTGGAACCATTTCGATTAGCACTCCTTGCGGCTACGCCGTCCTCGAGCCCAAGAACGGCGCAACGGCCATTGCCTCGCTCGAGGGCGAAACGGTGGCCGTGCGCAGCGCCGACGGACGGTTCACCTGGTGGGGGCTGTCGCTGTCGGCCGGCTTCGGCGACGCCGGCCACCCAGACCTGGTGCTGCCACACGTGCAAGAGGCTTCAATTGAAGCGCCTCTGACGATCGAGGGCTCGGGCGTCGTGCCGGTGGTCCGCGGATCGGCGATGGGCGGAGAGGTGGCGTTTCTCTTCAACCTCGAGCGCTCCGCCGCCGCTGTCGCCGTCCGCCCCAAGCGCGGCCCCAACTCCGTGCGCAACTTGCTCACCAAGGCAGAGATTCCGGTCAACGACGGTGCGTTTGAGATCACGATTCCGGCCTGGAAGCATGCGGTGGTGCACCTGGCGTGA
- a CDS encoding SOS response-associated peptidase, with product MCARYSRHSDPQVLAEFFKSAPLEPAVAPPPNFNVAPTQQSLVVLDDPRRLHVMRWGLIPAWAKHARFGARTINARAETVADKPAFRAAFRARRCLVPADGFYEWTGPRNKRQPHYIHRADGHPLAMAGLWEWHAEFGLSFTIITTAPSTWMSAVHSRMPAILEQGDWDAWLSAGDDDPGWQAALLRPAAEQVLRRHPVSRDVNAVASSGPELIQPIAAPESRMSPDKDSQPTLFGGNGKL from the coding sequence GTGTGCGCAAGGTATAGCCGTCACTCGGATCCTCAAGTCCTCGCGGAGTTCTTCAAGTCGGCGCCGCTCGAGCCGGCTGTCGCGCCGCCGCCAAACTTCAACGTTGCGCCCACGCAGCAGTCGCTGGTGGTGCTGGATGATCCTCGACGCCTGCACGTCATGCGCTGGGGGCTCATTCCCGCGTGGGCCAAGCACGCGAGATTCGGCGCTCGCACCATCAATGCGCGCGCCGAGACGGTGGCTGACAAGCCGGCCTTCCGTGCAGCCTTTCGCGCGCGCCGCTGCCTGGTGCCGGCCGACGGCTTCTACGAATGGACAGGGCCCCGCAACAAGCGCCAGCCGCACTACATTCACCGTGCCGACGGCCACCCGCTGGCCATGGCCGGGCTCTGGGAGTGGCACGCTGAGTTCGGCCTGTCGTTCACGATCATTACCACGGCGCCCAGCACCTGGATGTCGGCCGTCCACAGCCGTATGCCGGCGATCCTCGAACAGGGCGACTGGGACGCCTGGCTCTCGGCCGGCGATGACGATCCGGGGTGGCAGGCGGCCCTGTTGCGACCGGCGGCGGAGCAGGTGCTGCGGAGGCACCCGGTCAGCCGCGACGTCAATGCCGTGGCCAGCAGCGGGCCCGAGCTGATCCAGCCCATTGCCGCGCCGGAGTCGCGCATGTCGCCAGACAAGGATTCGCAGCCGACGCTCTTTGGAGGCAACGGAAAACTTTGA
- a CDS encoding RidA family protein, which produces MSPEDRLAALGIELPELPPPLPDAPYIPAVVTGDLVWVSGHSPGGAWRPGQVGTDYSVAEAKQAARAAGIGLLAAARWAVGSLDRIEGVVRMLGHVNAAPGMDQAGEVVNGCSELMREVFGPEGRGVRSAVGVGTMPRNVPLSVEAVFQLKS; this is translated from the coding sequence ATGTCGCCAGAGGACCGCCTCGCCGCCTTGGGTATCGAGTTGCCGGAACTGCCACCGCCGCTTCCGGACGCGCCTTACATCCCGGCCGTAGTCACGGGCGACCTGGTGTGGGTCTCGGGCCACTCCCCGGGAGGGGCCTGGCGTCCGGGGCAGGTGGGCACCGACTACTCGGTCGCCGAGGCCAAACAGGCGGCGCGGGCGGCGGGGATTGGCCTGCTGGCCGCCGCGCGCTGGGCCGTCGGCTCGCTTGATCGCATCGAAGGGGTCGTGCGCATGTTGGGACACGTGAACGCCGCGCCGGGCATGGACCAGGCGGGCGAAGTCGTCAACGGATGCTCCGAGCTGATGCGTGAAGTGTTTGGGCCGGAAGGCCGGGGCGTCCGCTCCGCAGTGGGCGTGGGCACGATGCCGCGCAACGTCCCGTTGTCCGTCGAGGCGGTGTTTCAGCTCAAGAGCTAG
- a CDS encoding sulfatase: MQRPNVLIVTTHDTGRFVEPYGVATVETPNLNRLAADGVRFNAYATAPQCSPSRASLTTGRYPHANGTMGLTHGEHRWDLHSHERTIPQILRTAGYRSGHWGVEHAARDPDRIGNDFYDEGREIASIVGGMAAFIDADTERPFVVQIGLTETHRVSDHGFGGAPFDARGITVPAYLPDAPDTRTDLADFQGCVSRADAQVGRIIAVLEERELLDGTLVLFVSDHGIAFPRAKCTLYDPGIEISLIARLPGTPLSGGVAPDGMASIMDVVPTLIDLTGAEAPADLHGASLLPLAASASPGHAELFVEKTYHSYYDPMRGVRSDDWKYIRNFEAGLGVEVPADVAGGGAYRDLAGLLEPSVHAPAELYDLRSDPNERTNLAGHTDYASIEAELDAKVANWMRETGDPLVNGPVPSPFYRRAVQGLLG; this comes from the coding sequence ATGCAGCGTCCGAATGTCCTGATCGTCACCACGCACGACACGGGACGGTTCGTTGAGCCGTACGGCGTCGCCACCGTGGAGACGCCAAACCTGAATCGCCTGGCGGCTGACGGCGTGCGGTTCAATGCCTACGCCACGGCGCCGCAGTGCTCGCCGAGCCGGGCGAGCCTGACGACCGGCCGCTATCCCCACGCCAACGGCACCATGGGGCTCACCCACGGCGAGCATCGCTGGGACCTGCACTCCCATGAGCGCACCATCCCGCAGATTCTGCGCACGGCCGGCTACCGCAGCGGCCACTGGGGCGTGGAGCACGCCGCGCGCGATCCTGACCGCATCGGCAACGACTTCTACGACGAGGGGCGCGAGATTGCATCGATCGTTGGCGGGATGGCCGCGTTCATCGACGCCGATACCGAGCGTCCGTTCGTGGTGCAGATTGGCCTCACCGAGACTCACCGCGTGAGCGATCACGGCTTCGGCGGCGCACCGTTCGATGCTAGGGGCATCACCGTGCCCGCCTATCTGCCGGATGCTCCGGACACGCGCACCGACCTGGCCGACTTTCAGGGCTGCGTCAGTCGAGCCGACGCGCAGGTTGGCCGAATCATCGCGGTGCTGGAAGAGCGCGAGCTGCTGGATGGGACGCTGGTGCTATTTGTGAGCGACCACGGCATCGCCTTTCCGCGGGCGAAGTGCACGCTCTATGACCCTGGAATTGAGATCTCACTCATTGCTCGCCTCCCGGGAACTCCGTTGAGCGGCGGTGTTGCACCTGACGGCATGGCCAGCATCATGGACGTCGTGCCGACCCTGATCGACTTGACCGGTGCCGAGGCCCCGGCCGATCTGCACGGCGCCTCGTTGCTGCCGCTGGCTGCCAGCGCGTCGCCGGGTCACGCCGAGTTGTTCGTGGAGAAGACCTATCACAGCTACTACGACCCCATGCGCGGCGTCCGGTCCGATGACTGGAAGTACATCCGAAACTTCGAGGCCGGGCTGGGTGTTGAGGTGCCGGCCGACGTTGCGGGTGGCGGTGCCTATCGTGACCTGGCCGGCCTGCTGGAACCGTCGGTGCACGCGCCTGCCGAGCTGTACGACCTGCGGTCCGATCCCAATGAACGGACCAATCTGGCCGGCCACACGGACTACGCAAGCATCGAGGCCGAGCTGGACGCCAAAGTGGCGAACTGGATGCGCGAGACCGGCGACCCGCTCGTCAATGGGCCGGTACCGTCACCGTTCTATCGTCGGGCTGTTCAAGGGCTCTTAGGCTAG
- a CDS encoding sialidase family protein, with product MIEVIESGLVYRSPVSQSPPLHTWHPTAVLLDSGELVAAFDIADHAESLDYATYIARSTDEGRTWSAPARMFLDSVQGRVTSFARIARVGPGELIATGARAYRRPDDDSLVNRDTLGFVPVDLVMLRSADGGQSWSGPETIEPPLDGPSFEICHAVIVLRDGRWLWPTATWKGWDGDAPNGMKAIALVSFDQGASWPTYFDVLDQYDRHVFSWEQSIVELPDSRLLQVAWAYDEVSGHSEPTPYVISADGWKFSEPRATGLRGQTTKLHVLVDGTVLALYRRDDRPGLWAQRVRIDGEMWINLEDLAVWQGAPSGMAGEGTGADELVDLQFGFPQMLSLPNGDVFAVLWCQEDGIRNIRWFRLRVT from the coding sequence GTGATCGAGGTCATCGAGTCCGGTCTCGTCTACCGCAGCCCGGTTTCGCAGTCGCCGCCGCTGCATACGTGGCACCCGACGGCCGTCTTGCTCGATTCGGGTGAACTGGTGGCCGCCTTCGACATCGCCGACCATGCCGAGAGCCTGGACTACGCGACCTATATCGCCCGTTCGACCGATGAGGGGCGCACCTGGTCGGCGCCGGCCCGGATGTTTCTCGACTCCGTCCAGGGCCGGGTCACCAGCTTCGCGCGTATTGCTCGCGTGGGCCCAGGCGAGCTGATCGCGACCGGCGCTCGAGCCTACCGCCGACCCGACGACGACAGCCTGGTGAACCGCGACACGTTGGGATTCGTGCCGGTCGACCTGGTCATGCTGCGCAGTGCTGACGGCGGGCAATCCTGGAGCGGCCCGGAAACCATCGAGCCGCCACTGGACGGACCGTCGTTCGAGATTTGCCACGCGGTGATCGTGCTGCGCGACGGCCGTTGGCTTTGGCCCACGGCTACCTGGAAAGGCTGGGACGGCGACGCGCCAAACGGCATGAAGGCCATCGCGCTGGTCTCGTTCGACCAAGGTGCGTCCTGGCCAACCTACTTCGATGTCTTGGATCAATACGACCGCCACGTGTTTTCGTGGGAACAGTCCATCGTGGAGCTTCCCGACTCCCGGCTCTTGCAGGTCGCGTGGGCCTACGACGAGGTTTCGGGACACAGCGAACCGACGCCCTACGTGATCTCGGCGGATGGCTGGAAGTTTTCGGAGCCACGGGCCACGGGCTTGCGGGGGCAAACCACCAAACTGCACGTGTTGGTGGACGGCACGGTGCTGGCGCTCTACCGACGCGACGACCGTCCCGGGCTATGGGCCCAGCGGGTCCGCATCGATGGCGAAATGTGGATCAATTTGGAAGACCTGGCCGTCTGGCAGGGCGCGCCGTCGGGCATGGCGGGCGAGGGCACCGGCGCCGACGAGCTGGTGGATCTTCAATTCGGATTTCCACAGATGCTCTCATTGCCGAACGGCGACGTGTTTGCCGTCCTCTGGTGCCAGGAAGACGGCATCCGCAACATCCGCTGGTTCCGCCTTCGGGTCACCTAG